One Deltaproteobacteria bacterium genomic window, GACCGGGCCAAGGACATGATCAACCGGGGCGGGGAGAAGATCTACAGCCTCGAGGTGGAGAACGTCCTCTACATGTGCCCGGGGGTTGCGGAGGCGGCGGTGTTCGGCATCCCCCACCCCGTGTTCGGAGAGGTGCCGGCGGCCCGTCTGGTTCCGCTGCCCGGTGCGACGATCGACCCGGAGAAGATTCGGGCATTTTGCCGCGCCCGTCTCGCGGACTACAAGATCCCGGTCCAGGTGGAGATCGCGGATCGGATCCCGCGGAACCCGGGGGGGAAAATATTGAAGAAGGAATTACGGAGAGAGTGGGAGAACCGCTCCCGGGAGGAAGCCCGATGATGAACGGAACGCAGTACGTGGAAAGCCTGAAAAAGCTCAACCCCCGGATCTTCTACCGGGGGAAGCGGCTGGAGAACCCTTACGACCACCCCGCCTTGCGGCCCCATATCCGGACTGCGGCGGCGACGTACGACCTGGCGGCGGACGGGCAGCACGACGAGATCATGACGGCGACGTCGAACCTCGACGGGGCGAAGATCTCCCGGTTCACCCACCTCTTCTGGAGCGTGGACGACCTGATCAGGAAGATCGCCATGCTCCGGTTGATCGGACGGGAGACGGGGACCTGCTTCCAGCGGTGCGTGGGGCTCGACGCGATCAATGCCCTCTGGTCGGTGACCTACGACATCGACCAGGCGAAGGGGACGGACTACCAGAAGCGCTTCCGGAAATACCTGGCCCGGCTGCAGCGGGAGGACCTGATGTCCGCCGGGGCGATGACCGACTCCAAGGGGGACCGGTCCCTCGCCCCCTGGCAGCAGGCCGACCCCGACCTGTACGTCCGGATCGTCGAGCGGCGTCCCGACGGGATCGTGATCCGGGGCGCCAAGACGCACATCACGGGCGCGGCGAACTCCCACGAGATCCTTGTGATGCCCACGCTGGGACTGCCGCCGGAGGGAACCGACTATGCGGTCGCTTGCGCCGTGCCCATCGACGCGCCGGGGTTGACGCTGGTCTTCGGCCGGCAGAGCAACGACGAGCGGAAAGAAGAGACCGGAACGTTCGACTGCGGCACGGACTGGGGGGTGGTCGGCGGGGAGAGTACCCTCCTCTTCGAAAATGTATTCGTCCCCAATGAGCGGGTCTTCATGTCGGGGGAGGGGGAGTTCGCCGGCGCCCTGGTCGAGCGGTTCTCCGCCTGGCACCGCGCCAACTACGGCGGGTGCAAGGGGGGGAACGCCGATGTCCTCCTCGGCGCGACGGCCCTGCTGGCCGAGATCCACGGGACGATCAAGAACAGCATCGTCCGGGACAAGCTCACCGAGATCGTCCATCTGGTGGAGACGAACTTCGCGGGAGCGATCGGCTCCTCGGCGCTGGCGAAGCAACTGCCGGCGGGAAACTGGCTGGTGGACCCGCTGTTGGCGAATACGGTCAAGCAGAACGTTACCCGGTTCGTCTACCAGGTCGCGCGGCTGACCCACGACATTGCGGGAGGACTCCTGTCCACCCTCCCGTCGGACGCGGATTTCCGGAACGACGAGGTCGGAGGCCTGCTGGAGAAGTACTTCGCCGGGAAGCAGGGGTTCTCGACGGAAGACAAGAGGAAGTTGTGCCGGTACATCGAAGGGATGACCTCGGTGTCCACGCTGGTGGAGGCGCTGCACGGAGCCGGGTCGCCCCAGGCGCAGCGGATCGTGATGCTCCGGCAGGCGGATATACCTGGGAAGATGAAACAGGCGAAGAAGGTGATCGGGATCCAGGGCCCTCCTGCGAAACCAGGGGAAAGCCGTTGAAACGATACCGTCCGTCCGGATCGTCCGGCCCGGAGCCGACGTGACGCCGGTGAGGTGGGGGCGATGGGGTCGGTGGCCGAGAAGATGAGGGAATTCCGTCCGGACCTCATCCTCGAAGCGACCAACGTCGGGATCGTCTGCACCGACCGGCAGGGGCGGATCCTTTATGCCAACGACGCCGCGGCGGTCCACCTCGGGGCCCGGAAGCAGGAGCTGGTGGGACGCGCGATCGACGCGGTGTCCAAGGGGGCCGGCGACGCCTTCCTCGAGATCGTGCGGACCGGAAAACCGCAGGCCGGCGTGAAGATCCGGACCTCCGGCGGCATCGTGATCGCGGACCGCAACCCCGTATTCGACGGGGGTAAGGTGATTGGAGTAGTCAGCGTATTCAAGGACATCTTACGCTACGAGGAATCGGCGAAGGAGCTCCAGGCGTACCGCGAGCTGGCCAAGCAGCTCGACGCGGTCATCCACTCCTCTTACGACGGCCTCTACATCACCAACGGCAACGCCGACACCCTCTTCTGCAACAAGGCGTACCTCCGGGTTTCCGGTCTCACGGCGAAAGACGTCGAAGGGAAGAACATGAGGGAAATCGTGCGTCGTGGGACGATCAACCAGTCGGTGACCCTGGAAGTTCTCGAGAAACGCCGCCGCGTCACGATCATGCAGGAGTTCTCCAACGGGCGCACAGCGATTGTCACCGGAAACCCGGTCTTCGACGACGACGGGAAGATCACCCTCGTCGTGAGCAACGTGCGGGATATCACCGAACTGAGCGAACTGCGGGAGCAGGTCCAGGAGACCCGGACGCTGGCGAAGCGGTACCGGGAAGAGCTGAAGAAGGCGAGCCTGGCGGGCGTCAATCGCGACACGGTGGTGTTCCGCTCCCCGGCAATGGAGAACTGCATCCTCCTCGCGGCCAGGGCGGGCGATGTGCTCTCTCCGGTGCTTCTCACCGGTGAATCCGGCGTCGGAAAAGGGATGCTCGCGCGGTTGATCCACAACCTCGGAAGCCGGAAAAAGGGGCCGTTCATTCACGTCAACTGCGGAGCGATCCCCGCGGGGCTGATGGAGTCGGAATTTTTCGGTTACGAAATGGGGGCTTTCACCGGTGCGTCGAGGGAAGGGAAGCCCGGGCTGTTCGAAATGGCGGATCGGGGAACCCTTTTCCTCGATGAAATAGGGGAGATCCCGCTTCCGCTGCAGGTGAAGCTTCTGAAATCTCTCGAGGAGAGCGAGGTCCGCCGGGTGGGGGGAACTCAACCGCGGAAACTGGACGTGCGGATCGTCGCGGCGACGAACCGTGACCTGCAGGAAATGACCCGGAACCGTCTCTTCCGGGAAGACCTCTTCTTCCGGCTCGACGTGTTTCCCATCCGTATCCCTCCCCTGCGCGAACGCCCGGAGGATATCCCCCCGCTTCTTGATCGCACACTCGGGGAATTGAACCGAAGATACAAGAAGGGGAAACGGGTGCGGCCCGATACGCTGGACCTGCTCGTGCGCTACCCTTTCCCCGGAAACGTCCGCGAACTTCAAAACGTAGTGGAGCGCTCCTTTATTCTCGCCGACGGGAAGTGGATCGGGCCGGAGCACCTCCCCACGGGGATCCAGAAAAGTTCCACCCCATCGGAATCCGGCACGATGGTGCACATCTCGCGGGGGGAGGAGGGGTTGGGGCAGATCCTCGCCGGGGTGGAGCGGGAAATCCTCGAAAGGCTTCTCTCGGAATGCGGGACGACGTACGCGATGGCGGAGCGATTGAAGGTCAACCAGTCCACCGTTGTACGGAAGCTGCGGAAGCTTGGGATCCGTGCTCATCCGGGAAGATGAGCATCCCTTAATGCGTCACTGCATCATTCTTTCCTCCGGGCGCTTCGCCCGAAACTAACCGGTTTTTTGAATAACTCTGTTAAATCAGGCAGTATCATGCGGTATTTCATGTCGGGATCGATTTGGAACGATGTTTGCTGCTTTCCTCTCATCCGTGGGAGGAAGTCTGGGAGTAGCCGACATCAAGAGCGTTCGAACGGTAGGCCGGCAGGAAGACGGCGGCGAACCGGATGCCGTATTGGCCTGCGGCAGCGGGGTGGCGTATCGGTACACGCTGTGCCTTCGGGATCCGGAGGAGGCGGGCATGATCCTGCGGATCCTTGCGGATGTTGCGATCCCCCTGCTGTACCTGCTGCTGCTTCCCCGGGCTCCCCGGAGCGGGTACAGGGCATACATCGGGCTCGCTTCTCCCGATGTGCTCGATCTGCCGATCCGGTTCGCGTCCCGCGGCATCATGATCGAGCGCGGGGAGGAAATGGGTGGCAGGCACCGTTAATGCTCTTACGCATCAATCAATGCAATAATGCATTCGCCTGCCGGAGAAGACCCGGCAGGCGAAGATGGTGATCGGGCTCGGCAGGGACGGAAAGCAGACGTAAATCCCGAAAAGGAGGAAGGAAGCGATGCGGAGCAAAGGGATGAAGTGGCAAGGGATGGCGGCGATCGGTCTGGTCCTCGTCATGGGGCTGGCCGACGTGGCGCTGGCGGCGGAAAAGATCGTCATCGGCGGGATGTACCCGATGACGGGCCGCGGCGGGCGGTACGGGATGGACTCGGTGGCGGCGGCGGAGATCGCAGCGGAGGAGATCAACGCAAAGGGCGGCGTGAACGGCCGGATGATCGACCTGATCTTCACCGACGACAAGTCCAACACGTCGTACGGGGTGAAGGTGGCCAACCGGTACATCAAGGAGGACAAGGTCAACTTCCTGATGGGCGTGGTGAGCAGCGCGGTGGGGCTCGCGGTCACCGAGGTGTCGAAGGAGAACAAGGTCATCTTTGTGGGGACCGACCACGCCTCCACGGCGCTGACGATGGAGAAGTTCCAGCCGTACTACTTCCGCGTGTCGAACAACACGTACCAATCCGCCGCCGCCGCGGCGCTCTACGCGAAGGACAAGAAGGAGTGGAAGAAGTATTACGTGATCGGACCGGACTACGAGTACGGGCACCGGACCTGGGAAGATTTCTGGATGCTGCTGGGCAAAAAGCGCAAGGACGTGAAGATGGTCGGGCAGGCGTGGCCGAAGCTCTATGAGCCGGACTACACCCCCTACATCACGGCGATCCTGAACGCCAAGCCCGACGTCCTGGTCACCACCTTCTGGGGCGGCGACACCGTGGCGTTCATCAAGCAGGCGCTTCCGTACAAGCTGTTCGACAAGATGAAGATGTTCAACTACGACGGGGGCGGGAACTACGAGGTCCTCGAGGCGCTGCCAAAAACGCTGCCCAAGGGGCTGGTCCTGAGCGCGCGGCATCACAACAACTGGCCCGACACCAAGGAGAACAAGGAGTACGTGAAGAAGTTCAAGGCGAAGACGGGGCGGTACCCGTCGTACGCGGCGGAAGGGGCGTACGCGGGGGTGTACTTCATCGCCGAAGGGGTTCGCCAGGCGGGGACGGCGGAGGATGCCGACAAGCTGGTGGCGGTGATGGAAAAGATGAAGTTCAGGCTGCCGGAGGATCCGCCCGGCTTCACATCCTACATGCGTCCGATCGACCACCAGGTCGTCCAGATGCAGGCGATCGGCGAGACGGTGCCCAACAAGAGCTTCCCCCCGGCGACGATGATGCTGGGGAACTGGAAGATCTACAAGGCGGAGGACATCATCCCCTCGGAGGAGGAGATCCTCGCCGCCCGCAAGGCCGCCAAGAAGTAGGAGGGGAAGGCACGCGGCCGGCCCCCGTCGTCCGGGGGCCGGCCATCATCACTCGGGGAAGGGGCCATGGACGCGAACCTCGTAGCGGCGCAGTTGTTCAGCGGGCTCACCTCCGCGATGACCCTCTTCCTCGTGGCGTCGGGGCTCTCCCTGATCTTCGGCGTCGTCAACGTCTTCAACTTCGCCCACGGCTCCTTCTACCTCCTCGGGGCGTACTTCGTCTACCAGGTGGTCTCGGTCACCGGCCTCCCGTTCTGGCCGGGAGTCCTCCTCGCGGCGGTGGGGGCCGGGATCGCCGGCGTGGTCATGGAGTACGTGTTCCTTCGCCGGATCTACGGCCGGGGAGGGGAGGCGGGGTTCCAAATCCTGCTCACCTACAGCTTCATCCTGATCATCGACGACGTGGTGAAGATGATCTGGGGGACGGACTACAAGTCGATCGAGCGTCCGGAATCCTTAAGCGCCTCCTTCACTCTCGGGGATATTTCCGTCCCGCGGTACGACCTTGTCGTGATCCTCGTGGGGATCCTGGTGGCCGCGGGGATGTGGTGGATCATCCGGAAGACGCGCTTCGGGCGGAACCTGCGGGCGATCTCGGCGAACCGGGAGATGGCGTCGTGCCTCGGGGTGAACGTGCCGCTTACGTTGAGCCTCGTCTTCGGGTTGGCGACCGCCCTTGGCGGGCTCTCCGGCGCCCTCTCCGCGCCGACGCGGACGGTGACGCCGGGCGCGGGGATCGAGGTCATCATCGGCTCGCTCATCGTGGTGGTCATCGGGGGCCTGGGAAACTTCTGGGGGGCTTTCGTCGGGGCGCTGATCATCGGGGAGGTGACCGCCTTCGGCATCCTGTTCCTGCCTCAATGGGCCCTCCTCTTCAGCTACGCCGTCATGGCTCTCGTCCTCGTGTTCCGTCCCGAGGGTCTCCTGACGAGAAAGGGTGGCGCGTGAAGAGCCCATCCATGCCGTCGGGAAACGCCGCCCGCGGCCAGCTCCTCCAGTGGGTCGCGGTGCTGCTCTTCTTCGCCCTCGTGCCGCTGGGGCGCCGGTCGTTCTTTGTCACCATGGCGAACGAGGTCCTGATCATGGGGCTGTTCGCGATGGCGTTCAACCTGCTCTACGGCGTCACCGGGATGCTCTCCTTCGGCCAGGCGGCGTACTACGGCGCGGGGGGGTACACGGTCGGCCTGCTCCTCACCAAGGGGATCCTCCCGTACTCCGTCGCCCTTCCGCTGGCCCCGGTCGTTGGCGCCGCGCTGGCGCTGCTCCTGGGCCCGCTGTGCATTCGGCTCTCCGGCGTCTACTTCACGATGCTCACCCTGGCGTTCGCGGAACTGGTCTGGGGCGTGGTCTTCAAGTGGTACGGCTTCACCGGGGGGGACAACGGGATCCAGGGGATCCCCGTGCCGGAGTGGTTCCACCACCCGCTGCACTACTACTATTTCACGCTGGCGGTCGTCGCCGCCGCGGTCGCGCTCCTGCGCCGGATCGTGGAATCCCCCTTCGGCGCGGTCCTTCAGTCGATCCGGGAGAACCCCGAGCGGACCGCCTTCCTGGGAATCCGCGTCCGCCGGTACCAACTGGCCGCCATGGTGATCTCCGGGGCGTTCTCGGGGCTGGCGGGTGGGCTGTTCGCGGGCTTCCACCGCTCCATCGGCCCGGACATGCTGCACTGGACAAAGTCGGGCGAGGTGATCCTGATGAGCATCCTCGGGGGGGTCTCCTCCTTCTTCGGCCCGCTGGTGGGGGCCGGGGTCATCCTCTTCATCGAGGATATGATCGGAAAGTACACCGAGTTCTGGGAGATCTGGATCGGGGGGATCATGCTGGCGATCGTCGTCTTCTTTCCCCGGGGGGTCATCGGGACGCTCGACACCTGGATCACGCGCTGGAGAAACCATGGAAAACACGCAGACACCGCCGCCCGTCCTTGAGGTCCGGCGCCTGTCGAAGGCGTTCGGGGGTTTGAAGGTCACGCACGACGTGAGCTTCGCCGTCCGGAAGGGGGAGCTCAGCGCCATCATCGGTCCGAACGGGGCGGGGAAGACCACCCTGTTCAACCTGATCACGGGAAAGCTCGTCCCCGATGCGGGGGAAGTGCTGTACAAGGGGGAGCGGATCGACGGGTTCCACCCCGCCGACATCGCGCGGCGGGGGATCGGAAGGGCGTTCCAGATCACCAGCATCTTCAAGGAACGCACCGCACTGGAAAACGTACTGGTCGCCGTCCTCGCGCGGGAGAGTCGGACGACGAGCATGATCCGGCGAGCCCTGGCCCACGACCGCGAAGTGAGGGAGTCGATGGAGTTGCTGTCGATGGTCGCGCTCGCCGATCAGGCGGACACGCGCGCCGGGTCGCTGCCCCACGGGGATCAGAAGCGGCTGGACATCGCCGTCGCCCTCGCCCTGAACCCGGAGCTGGTGCTGCTGGACGAGCCGATGGCCGGCATGTCGCCGGAGGAACGGTCCGTCACGGTGGACCTCATCCGGAAGATCTGGAAGGAGAAGGCGCTCACGCTCCTGTTCATCGAGCACGACATGGACGTCGTCTTCGGGATCTCCGAATGGATCCGGGTCCTCAACCAGGGCGTTCTGCTGGCGGAGGGGACGCCGGCCGAGATCTCCCGGAACCGCGAGGTCATCACGGCATACCTCGGGGAGGAGATCGACGAATGATCCTCGAGATGAAGGACGTCCACACCTACTACGGGACGAGCCACGTCCTCTTCGGCGTTTCCCTGGACGTCGACCGCGGGGAGGTGGTCTGTCTCATGGGCAGGAACGGCGCGGGGAAGAGCACCACCTTCCGCACCGTCATGGGCCTTACCCCCGCGCGCGCGGGGACCGTCCTCTTCCAGGGAAAGGACGTCACCCGCCTCAAGGTCCACACCAAGGCGCGGTTGGGGATCGGCTACGTGCCGGAGGACCGCCAGATCTTCCCGGAGCTGACCGTCCGGGAGAACCTCGATATCGGCCGCTCCTCCGGCATCCACCGGAAGGACGGATGGGACATCGACAGGATCTACGGGCTTTTCCCCGTGCTGGAGAAGTACGACCGGAAGCCCGGGGGACAGCTCTCGGGGGGCGAGCAGCAGATGCTCACCATCGCCCGGACCCTCATGGGGAACCCGGAGCTGGTCCTCCTCGACGAGCCGACGGAGGGGCTTGCCCCGGTCATCGTCATCGCCCTCAAGGAGATGATCCTCCGCCTGAAGGAGATGGGGACCACCATCCTGCTCTCCGAGCAGAACGTGAAGTTCGCGGTCAAGGTGTCCGACCGCGTGTTCATCATCGACAACGGCGCCATCCGCTACAACAGCGACATCAAGGGATTCGTCGAGGACGAGCTGGTGCAGAAACGGTACCTTGCCGTCTGAGCCGTTTCCGCGAGAGGGGGAAGGAATGGACCAGAACTGGATATTCCGGACGACGCCGAGGATCGTTTTCGGGTGCGGTGTGGTCGGCCAGGCGGGGACCGAGGCAAAGGCGCATGGGATCTCCCGCGCCCTGTTGGTGACGGACCCGGGGGTCAAAGCGGCGGGGATCAGCGCCACGGTGGAAAAGGCGCTTCTCTCCGCGGGGATCGAGGTCGTCGTGTTCGACGCCGTGGAGCCCGACCCCCGGATCGAGATCGTCGAGAAGTGCGCTTCGGCCGCCCGCGAGGGGAAATGCGACGGCGTGGTGGCCGTCGGCGGCGGGAGCGCCCTCGACATCGGGAAACTGACCGCGGTGATGCGGAAGAACGAGGGACCCATCGGGAAATATTTCGGGATCGACCTCATCCCGTCCCCCGGGTTGCCCACGGTCCTGCTCCCCACCACGTCGGGGACCGGGTCGGAGGTGACTCCCATCGCCGTCCTGTCCGACGAGGGCGAACATCTGAAAAAAGGGGTGGTGAGCCCGTACCTGTTCCCGAAGGCCGCGATCCTCGACCCGGCGCTGACGCTCGGGTGCCCCCCGGGCGTGACGGCGGCGTCCGGCATGGACGCCCTCATCCACGGGATCGAGTCGTACACTTCGATCCACGCGAGCCGGTTCACCGAATTTCTCGCGTACAAGGCGGTGAAGACGATCGCGGGGAGCCTGCGCACCGCCTACGCCAACGGGGCGGACCTGGAGGCCCGGACGCGGATGATGGAAGGGAGCCTGTGGGCCGGGATGGCGTTCGCCAATTCGGGGGTCGCGGCGGTGCACGCCTTCGCCTATCCGCTGGGCGCCGAATTCCACGTGCCCCATGGCGTGTCGAACACGGTGATGCTCCCCTATGTCATGAGGTACAACATGGTCGGCGCGCTGCGGCGGTATGCCGTCCTGGCCGGCGCGTTCGGCGCGGGACGGGACGGCGATAGTGACGTCCTGCGGGCCGAAGCCCTGATCGCGGCGGTCGAGCGTCTCGCGGACGACATCCGGGTTCCCAGGCGCCTGAGGGACCTGAAGGTCCCGGAGACCGCCATCCCGATGATGGCGGAGGGCGTGATGAAAGTGACCCGGCTGCTGGCGAACAATCCCCGGACGATGACCGTCCAGGACGCAGAGGCCATCTACCGAAGCGCGTACTGACCCGCAACCCGAAATCCCAAGGAGGAACGAGACACCATGGCTACCGTGGCGAAGACCTACCGGCTGTACATCGACGGGAAGTGGGAAGGCGGCAAGGACACGATGCCGGTGATCGACAAGTTCACCGGCGAGACGATTGGGCGGGTCCCCCTCGCCGACAAGGCGGCGGTCGACCGTGCGATCGCGGCCGCCCATGTCGCGTTCCCCGCCTGGTCGCGGACGCCCGCCCACAAGCGGTCCCAGATCCTGAACAAAGCGTGCCAGCTCCTCGAGAAGCACCAGGAGGAGATCGCCGCGATCATCTGCCGCGAGGCGGGGAAGGCATGGAAATACTCCCTCGGGGAGGTCTCCCGGTCGATCGAGACGTTCCGGTTCTCCGCGGAGGAAGCCAAAAGGATCCACGGCGAGACGGTGCCGATGGACGCCAGCGCGGCCGGCGAGGGCCGGGTGGGGTTCTGGCTCCGCTGTCCCGTGGGGGTGGTCACGGCGATCACGCCGTTCAACTTCCCCCTGAACCTGGTGTCGCACAAGGTGGGGCCGGCGCTGGCCGTGGGGAACACGCTGATCCTCAAACCCGCCTCCACCACGCCGCTGACGGCCCTCCGGCTGGCGGAGATCCTCGAGGAAGCCGGGGTCCCCGCCGGGGTCTTCAACGTGGTCGTCGGGCCGGGCGGCACGGTGGGAGAGTGGCTGACCGTCGACCCGCGGATCTCGAAGATCTCCTTCACCGGCTCGCCCCCCGTGGGGGAGCAGATCATCCGGAAGGCGGGCCTGAAAAAAGTGACGATGGAACTGGGGAACAACTCCGGCACGATCATCGAGCCGGACGCGGATCTTTCGGCGGCGGTTCCCCGGTGCGTGATGAGCTCCTTCGCCAACTCCGGCCAGGTGTGCATCTCCCTGCAGCGGCTCTATGTCCACAAGGCCGTGGCGAAAGAGTTCACGAAGCGGTTCGTCGAGGAGACGAAGAAGCTGAAAGTGGGCAATCCGCTCGAAAAGGATTGCGACGTGGGGCCGATGATCGACGAGAAGGAGGCGATCCGGGCGGAAAGTTGGGTGAAGGAGGCGGTCAAGGAGGGGGCGAAGGTGCTCGTCGGCGGGAACCGCGAGGGGCGAATGATGCAGCCGACGGTCCTGGTCAACGTTCGCGCCGAGATGAAGGTGATGTGCCAGGAGGCGTTCGCGCCGCTGGTCTCGATTTACGAATACGGGAAGTTCGAGGACGCGGTGGCGATGGTCGAGGATTCCCCGTACGGGCTGCAGGCGGGGGTCTACAC contains:
- a CDS encoding iron-containing alcohol dehydrogenase, whose translation is MDQNWIFRTTPRIVFGCGVVGQAGTEAKAHGISRALLVTDPGVKAAGISATVEKALLSAGIEVVVFDAVEPDPRIEIVEKCASAAREGKCDGVVAVGGGSALDIGKLTAVMRKNEGPIGKYFGIDLIPSPGLPTVLLPTTSGTGSEVTPIAVLSDEGEHLKKGVVSPYLFPKAAILDPALTLGCPPGVTAASGMDALIHGIESYTSIHASRFTEFLAYKAVKTIAGSLRTAYANGADLEARTRMMEGSLWAGMAFANSGVAAVHAFAYPLGAEFHVPHGVSNTVMLPYVMRYNMVGALRRYAVLAGAFGAGRDGDSDVLRAEALIAAVERLADDIRVPRRLRDLKVPETAIPMMAEGVMKVTRLLANNPRTMTVQDAEAIYRSAY
- a CDS encoding ABC transporter ATP-binding protein, whose protein sequence is MILEMKDVHTYYGTSHVLFGVSLDVDRGEVVCLMGRNGAGKSTTFRTVMGLTPARAGTVLFQGKDVTRLKVHTKARLGIGYVPEDRQIFPELTVRENLDIGRSSGIHRKDGWDIDRIYGLFPVLEKYDRKPGGQLSGGEQQMLTIARTLMGNPELVLLDEPTEGLAPVIVIALKEMILRLKEMGTTILLSEQNVKFAVKVSDRVFIIDNGAIRYNSDIKGFVEDELVQKRYLAV
- a CDS encoding ABC transporter substrate-binding protein — encoded protein: MRSKGMKWQGMAAIGLVLVMGLADVALAAEKIVIGGMYPMTGRGGRYGMDSVAAAEIAAEEINAKGGVNGRMIDLIFTDDKSNTSYGVKVANRYIKEDKVNFLMGVVSSAVGLAVTEVSKENKVIFVGTDHASTALTMEKFQPYYFRVSNNTYQSAAAAALYAKDKKEWKKYYVIGPDYEYGHRTWEDFWMLLGKKRKDVKMVGQAWPKLYEPDYTPYITAILNAKPDVLVTTFWGGDTVAFIKQALPYKLFDKMKMFNYDGGGNYEVLEALPKTLPKGLVLSARHHNNWPDTKENKEYVKKFKAKTGRYPSYAAEGAYAGVYFIAEGVRQAGTAEDADKLVAVMEKMKFRLPEDPPGFTSYMRPIDHQVVQMQAIGETVPNKSFPPATMMLGNWKIYKAEDIIPSEEEILAARKAAKK
- a CDS encoding aldehyde dehydrogenase family protein, with protein sequence MATVAKTYRLYIDGKWEGGKDTMPVIDKFTGETIGRVPLADKAAVDRAIAAAHVAFPAWSRTPAHKRSQILNKACQLLEKHQEEIAAIICREAGKAWKYSLGEVSRSIETFRFSAEEAKRIHGETVPMDASAAGEGRVGFWLRCPVGVVTAITPFNFPLNLVSHKVGPALAVGNTLILKPASTTPLTALRLAEILEEAGVPAGVFNVVVGPGGTVGEWLTVDPRISKISFTGSPPVGEQIIRKAGLKKVTMELGNNSGTIIEPDADLSAAVPRCVMSSFANSGQVCISLQRLYVHKAVAKEFTKRFVEETKKLKVGNPLEKDCDVGPMIDEKEAIRAESWVKEAVKEGAKVLVGGNREGRMMQPTVLVNVRAEMKVMCQEAFAPLVSIYEYGKFEDAVAMVEDSPYGLQAGVYTNDLKKAMYAVDRINVGGVMINDTSIFRVDHMPYGGNKMSGLGREGVRFACEEMTSIKMVMIKP
- a CDS encoding branched-chain amino acid ABC transporter permease; translation: MDANLVAAQLFSGLTSAMTLFLVASGLSLIFGVVNVFNFAHGSFYLLGAYFVYQVVSVTGLPFWPGVLLAAVGAGIAGVVMEYVFLRRIYGRGGEAGFQILLTYSFILIIDDVVKMIWGTDYKSIERPESLSASFTLGDISVPRYDLVVILVGILVAAGMWWIIRKTRFGRNLRAISANREMASCLGVNVPLTLSLVFGLATALGGLSGALSAPTRTVTPGAGIEVIIGSLIVVVIGGLGNFWGAFVGALIIGEVTAFGILFLPQWALLFSYAVMALVLVFRPEGLLTRKGGA
- a CDS encoding ABC transporter ATP-binding protein, yielding MENTQTPPPVLEVRRLSKAFGGLKVTHDVSFAVRKGELSAIIGPNGAGKTTLFNLITGKLVPDAGEVLYKGERIDGFHPADIARRGIGRAFQITSIFKERTALENVLVAVLARESRTTSMIRRALAHDREVRESMELLSMVALADQADTRAGSLPHGDQKRLDIAVALALNPELVLLDEPMAGMSPEERSVTVDLIRKIWKEKALTLLFIEHDMDVVFGISEWIRVLNQGVLLAEGTPAEISRNREVITAYLGEEIDE
- a CDS encoding branched-chain amino acid ABC transporter permease codes for the protein MKSPSMPSGNAARGQLLQWVAVLLFFALVPLGRRSFFVTMANEVLIMGLFAMAFNLLYGVTGMLSFGQAAYYGAGGYTVGLLLTKGILPYSVALPLAPVVGAALALLLGPLCIRLSGVYFTMLTLAFAELVWGVVFKWYGFTGGDNGIQGIPVPEWFHHPLHYYYFTLAVVAAAVALLRRIVESPFGAVLQSIRENPERTAFLGIRVRRYQLAAMVISGAFSGLAGGLFAGFHRSIGPDMLHWTKSGEVILMSILGGVSSFFGPLVGAGVILFIEDMIGKYTEFWEIWIGGIMLAIVVFFPRGVIGTLDTWITRWRNHGKHADTAARP
- a CDS encoding 4-hydroxybutyryl-CoA dehydratase is translated as MMNGTQYVESLKKLNPRIFYRGKRLENPYDHPALRPHIRTAAATYDLAADGQHDEIMTATSNLDGAKISRFTHLFWSVDDLIRKIAMLRLIGRETGTCFQRCVGLDAINALWSVTYDIDQAKGTDYQKRFRKYLARLQREDLMSAGAMTDSKGDRSLAPWQQADPDLYVRIVERRPDGIVIRGAKTHITGAANSHEILVMPTLGLPPEGTDYAVACAVPIDAPGLTLVFGRQSNDERKEETGTFDCGTDWGVVGGESTLLFENVFVPNERVFMSGEGEFAGALVERFSAWHRANYGGCKGGNADVLLGATALLAEIHGTIKNSIVRDKLTEIVHLVETNFAGAIGSSALAKQLPAGNWLVDPLLANTVKQNVTRFVYQVARLTHDIAGGLLSTLPSDADFRNDEVGGLLEKYFAGKQGFSTEDKRKLCRYIEGMTSVSTLVEALHGAGSPQAQRIVMLRQADIPGKMKQAKKVIGIQGPPAKPGESR
- a CDS encoding sigma 54-interacting transcriptional regulator, producing MGSVAEKMREFRPDLILEATNVGIVCTDRQGRILYANDAAAVHLGARKQELVGRAIDAVSKGAGDAFLEIVRTGKPQAGVKIRTSGGIVIADRNPVFDGGKVIGVVSVFKDILRYEESAKELQAYRELAKQLDAVIHSSYDGLYITNGNADTLFCNKAYLRVSGLTAKDVEGKNMREIVRRGTINQSVTLEVLEKRRRVTIMQEFSNGRTAIVTGNPVFDDDGKITLVVSNVRDITELSELREQVQETRTLAKRYREELKKASLAGVNRDTVVFRSPAMENCILLAARAGDVLSPVLLTGESGVGKGMLARLIHNLGSRKKGPFIHVNCGAIPAGLMESEFFGYEMGAFTGASREGKPGLFEMADRGTLFLDEIGEIPLPLQVKLLKSLEESEVRRVGGTQPRKLDVRIVAATNRDLQEMTRNRLFREDLFFRLDVFPIRIPPLRERPEDIPPLLDRTLGELNRRYKKGKRVRPDTLDLLVRYPFPGNVRELQNVVERSFILADGKWIGPEHLPTGIQKSSTPSESGTMVHISRGEEGLGQILAGVEREILERLLSECGTTYAMAERLKVNQSTVVRKLRKLGIRAHPGR